In the genome of Dermacentor variabilis isolate Ectoservices chromosome 5, ASM5094787v1, whole genome shotgun sequence, one region contains:
- the LOC142583641 gene encoding neprilysin-1-like, which translates to MVERHSENAYRMDDQLVLEPLGGRLTVFLLTELESVDVVRLISWSALRQLVPYADGTAHGGTLDKIRSSCYDDVADVLEAGLTSKYIYKVVTPDVLREAMYMGFRVRQIVKETVAGSSWFPPAAKDVARRKVEALRLIIAFPLNLTRLAALERLYADLPDVPLTDTIGGNQDARGTGRSFVLSWLNGSRFQRRVEIRNPTEIFYPLGAVNAQHTYATDTVNLAAAVLEPVIYYHGAPAGYNYGGFGQLMGHEMMHGFDVIGRVTDEKGLSKNWWPEEATKKYTEQTLCLRSIHRQALKKRAMVLDPKLDSEDLADVMGTRVAFDAFRKLTAAPHSSSSAARDERASGRVAGFSELQLFFLAHCAKMCDPKVPPRERDKSETYSPNWSRCVVPLMNMPEFGDAFQCKSGSFMNPEHKCKFW; encoded by the exons ATGGTCGAACGCCACAGTGAAAACGCCTACCGCATGGACGACCAGTTGGTCCTCGAGCCACTGGGAGGCAGGCTTACGGTATTCCTGCTCACCGAACTGGAGAGCGTCGACGTGGTGCGCCTGATTTCGTGGAGCGCGCTGCGCCAGCTCGTCCCCTACGCTGACGGCACGGCTCACGGGGGGACGCTTGATAAAATACGCAGCTCGTGTTACGACGACGTCGCCGACGTCCTTGAGGCGGGGCTCACGTCCAAGTACATCTACAAGG TGGTGACACCTGACGTGCTTCGAGAGGCGATGTACATGGGTTTCCGTGTGCGCCAAATTGTAAAGGAAACCGTCGCCGGTTCGAGCTGGTTCCCGCCTGCCGCCAAGGATGTTGCCCGGAGGAAGGTGGAAGCGCTGAGACTGATCATCGCGTTCCCACTCAACTTGACACGCCTCGCAGCGCTGGAGCGCCTTTACGCCGATCTGCCGGACGTGCCCCTAACAG ACACCATAGGAGGCAACCAGGACGCTCGCGGCACCGGTAGGAGCTTCGTCCTGTCGTGGTTGAATGGGAGCCGGTTCCAGCGGCGCGTTGAAATCCGGAACCCGACTGAGATCTTCTACCCATTGGGCGCGGTGAACGCGCAGCACACTTACGCCACCGACACCGTCAACCTGGCGGCCGCCGTACTGGAGCCAGTGATCTACTACCACGGCGCACCGGCCGGGTACAACTACGGAGGCTTTGGGCAG TTAATGGGCCACGAAATGATGCATGGCTTCGACGTGATCGGAAGAGTGACCGATGAGAAGGGGCTGTCAAAGAACTGGTGGCCCGAGGAGGCGACGAAAAAATACACAGAACAGACGTTGTGCCTGCGCTCTATCCATCGACAG GCGCTCAAGAAACGCGCGATGGTGCTGGATCCGAAGTTGGACTCGGAAGACCTGGCCGACGTCATGGGCACGCGTGTGGCCTTCGACGCCTTTCGGAAACTCACCGCGGCGCCCCACTCTTCCTCGAGCGCGGCTCGGGACGAAAGGGCCAGCGGCAGAGTGGCGGGCTTCTCGGAACTCCAACTCTTCTTTCTCGCCCACTGCGCCAAGATGTGCGACCCTAAGGTGCCACCCCGCGAGCGGGACAAAAGCGAGACGTACTCTCCGAACTGGTCCCGGTGCGTGGTGCCTCTGATGAACATGCCGGAGTTCGGTGACGCCTTCCAGTGCAAGAGTGGCAGTTTTATGAACCCCGAGCATAAATGCAAGTTCTGGTAG